The sequence below is a genomic window from Uranotaenia lowii strain MFRU-FL chromosome 2, ASM2978415v1, whole genome shotgun sequence.
ttcacgctccagctgcgcgtagaattcgtcttgtcgtcaccggtacttccgaggtgagggctgtgcacgttgatgatgctgatgttgaagaaaccggcccttgattctcaaccggcacattcgtgagttgatcggccaccacccgatcacgcgcttttgcatctttcccatcactataaaagctgttccaagctcgtgtgtgttgccgcagctctggtagatggcacgaccatctggatacgttcgtaccgtggagcccttccagcatacctcctgcagcgctacgatgtcgaatttgcggctcttcaattcgttggagagcacgtgggtactgcccacaaaatttagagatcggcagttccatgttccaagtttccaatcgctagtcccttttcgtcgcgtgggtctttgccgatttccatccgaaatttgttgttcgttattcgttgcttatgtttttttagtagtcacaggctcgcaaggcccgcagctaaccccactatctcgcaggaggaccgtcgtgatgttgctgttttgggtcccgaacggacgttgttgcactccgcacgccgcccctaacatggagaacagacgcgtacgaagcccccctaactcattctgcatgcgaccaaagcatccaccggggttgggtacccgatctccgctaaggttgctcgcaccccagctagtacccacggggaggtagagaatcggagttgcagacaagaggtgatatgaccactacccgagggttgggtgtatggggtctcgagttgcacattgtctacttcactagccaatGTGAGAATCTATCCAACATAAAACTACATTGGAGTTATGTGGAGTTTGAAAATTAAGGTTATTTGCTATTGTCTTTTCTTTAAATAGACTGTTAAAAACGCTGTTTATATTGAAGAAAAGGCGTATTTGGAAGATTTGCTGTGTTAAACcaatgattttaaataataaattgaagttaaagtttgatttttaataGTGTAAGTCAGTAAGACTTTGTAAGaaaagttttccatgaaaaaagcgggacattttgaggaaaaagcgggacggcgggacattcaacaaaaaagcgggacatgtcccgcttttgcgggacggatggcaaccctactctAACAGATCTTGAGTTTGACACTCCTcacttaaaaccgctatatccctcttgtttctcaaccgattttaaaagcacatttttatttttcatattttgggaCTATTTGAAGATCTGATCACTGAATNNNNNNNNNNNNNNNNNNNNNNNNNNNNNNNNNNNNNNNNNNNNNNNNNNNNNNNNNNNNNNNNNNNNNNNNNNNNNNNNNNNNNNNNNNNNNNNNNNNNNNNNNNNNNNNNNNNNNNNNNNNNNNNNNNNNNNNNNNNNNNNNNNNNNNNNNNNNNNNNNNNNNNNNNNNNNNNNNNNNNNNNNNNNNNNNNNNNNNNNNNNNNNNNNNNNNNNNNNNNNNNNNNNNNNNNNNNNNNNNNNNNNNNNNNNNNNNNNNNNNNNNNNNNNNNNNNNNNNNNNNNNNNNNNNNNNNNNNNNNNNNNNNNNNNNNNNNNNNNNNNNNNNNNNNNNNNNNNNNNNNNNNNNNNNNNNNNNNNNNNNNNNNNNNNNNNNNNNNNNNNNNNNNNNNNNNNNNNNNNNNNNNNNNNNNNNNNNNNNNNNNNNNNNNNNNNNNNNNNNNNNNNNNNNNNNNNNNNNNNNNNNNNNNNNNNNNNNNNNNNNNNNNNNNNNNNNNNNNNNAGCTACACCGCTGCACGTAGCTACTTCTGAAAAATTATCACCGAGGCTAGGGAGCTGCTGGCCAAGCCGTACAGTTTCATTCGGAGTTGAACCTCTGCGAAGTGATGAGCCATTGAAAGCGAGCGAACCGGGTGATTGCAAGTATAATCGAGCGAGTGAGAGACTTTGAGTTTTGTAACCAATTCCATCTGCGAGTGTAAAAGAGAAGGACAAGTGTGTGAACCAGACCAGCCATCTtggaaaagttgaaatttgatATTCTGTGCTTGAAATAGGCATCAATTTTTGCATTGATTTGTGATTCTACGTCGTTGAAAACGCGAACCCGTTGTGATTTGGAAGTAATATAAGGTCCTAAGTTAAGTTTTCAAGCTGTGCCGTATCCGTTCGCGTGTGTAAGAGCTCATTTCGAAACGCAGttagaggaagaaaaaaaccaGTTCAAGAGTCCACCATCTTTGAAACCCGAGACAAAGTGAATCGAATAGCAATTTTTTTGCTTGCGGTTTGACGTGGAAAGTGCAAATTTGGAACGAAAATCTGTTCAACGATTATCGGTGCAAACGTTCGAGTCAACACTACACGGCAGTCCTTAAAAGTAGTGAAAACTTGAACCATTTAAGTGCGCATTGTGATTTCTTCGTACGCGGTCGTTGCGTTGAAGGGTACATATATCGTCATCATCAaaagtgaaaattgaaaatatttggtaGAAGCGAGTGTCGCTTATTTGGTGAACCAAGTCGTTCACAGTTTGATGTTGAAAAGTCTCGAAATCGCGTATTGCACACTGCGAGGTTTAGTGATCGTTCGTACAAACCGAACCCTAGGAAAATGAGAATAGAAGTCCATTCGGCTGcggattttttaatgaatttgctGAGGGTAAAAAAAGCAAATCAACTATCCGAGAGCCAGCTGCAGCATTTCAAGGGATCGTTGGAGCAGATTCTAACCCGTCACTTTCAACGTCACTGGTACCCTGATGTTCCGACCAAGGGTTCGGGATTCCGGTGTTTGCGAATCAACGGCAAGATGGATCCAATCATCGAGAAGGCGGGTGTTGCGGTGGGATTGAATGCGGTGATCCTGCGGAAGATGCTCCCAATGGAGCTGACGATCTGGATCGACCCGGAGGAGGTGTCGTACCGTATTGGCGAAAACGGTACCATCTGTGTGCTGTACGATCAGCACAAAAGCCGTGCCAGTCCATCGTCGGATCTCGATTCGACGGGTAGCAGTAGCTGTGATGAATTCATTATGGAACGAGTTGGCCGACTGGATCTGTCCAATTCGTCCGATAGCGGTAATAGTGGTATGGTAGATTACGTGGATACCAATCCATCTAATCCACTTGTGATGCAGAGTAAGCACAACAAGTACAACAATCATCATAATAATCATCATCACGCTAAGCGTCAGAACAACAGCATTAGCTCGTCGTCTAGTGGACAGACTAGTCCACCACTTAGTCCACCGTTTAACGGTTATAACAACTTCAACAACACTAGATATCAACATAACAACCAACATAACAACTATTACTCGCCATCTctgcaccagcagcagcaataCTTCCCCTGGGACAACCAGTTTGTCAACAACAAAGTGCGTACTCAGTGTTAAACTACTGAAACCAGTCGTTCCCGTTCGGCTTTCCGTGCTCCCCGTTTCTTTCCTAAAAAGCAAAACAGTCcttaaaaaatggttaaattaaccaccaaaaattattcatatcaAACCATTGTACCATCTGCTGAGGTAAGGTTTCCCAAGTCGTTAGCAGATCGCATTAGTACTAGTGAGGGGAGCGCGGGTTGCCACGAACGTTTTCAACAATTCATCTATTCAACAaagtaaaagaagaagaaaaaaaacggcaGCAACACTTCGAGAGGACCCATCATCATAATCGAAGTACGTCGACGGACGACGTCACGAGCGGCGAGGGTGGATGAACGCGCGAGAGAACGAGAGAAATGACGCAGTAAGGACAGCTCCTGAATGTATCCAGGTTCAGACCAACTGAACCCAAACCCATCCGTTTATCTAGTAAGTGTAAGGCTCGAAAGGGACGCATTTTAACATTTGTAACATCTCCCACATTTTGCATGCAAATGAGAGCTAGCTAGCAAGTATAGAGCAATCGAGTCGAAGCAAAAGACGAGAGagtgttgctaaatttttcaaccTTCAAAACCACACACttaaattataagaaaaaggtaaaaacaagaaaaaacctAAACATATATTTGGACAACCACAACGGATAAACCAATGCATACGAATCACATGAAAATGAACAAtggcaaaacgaaaaaatggaaaactgaAACAGGAATCTATATCTTTATAATTATGATAGAATTATAGCTTTAAACAGCTCTGCAAGTTATTGTTTTGTGCGGGAGGGACGACGTCATTCGATTGGAAAAAACGAACGGACGAACGAACGAAGGGAAGAAAGATGTTTCCCGAAGAAGTTAGAGAATCGAGTGCTAGACTAAAAacaaaaccctttttttaagcAGGAACACGCATCATTATCGTCATCGTCACATCATTATGGTATTATATTGTTAAAAAACAATTGTCAATCGAGGTCGATCGGAGCTAATGAGGAGGCAAACATCAGAACCGTGTAGCATTTGACGTGTGTGTTTAAGAGTGCGTTCAAGGAAGACATTTCGTCAGTGCTGTGggtgattagaaaaaaaatgcctcCTTTGTTGTTTCTGTGAGCCAAAAGCGCGTGGACAAGTCATAGATAGCGTTAGGGTAAATTCCCCCCTGGTTGCCAAATAGTAAGAAAACAATACAACAAGTGAGATGAAAAGAGAAAACATCTAAAATATGGTGAGTGGTGTTTTTTTGGTGGCATTGAGCTTGTCCGATTAACTATGATATCGAGAGCTGTAGCAGTCTAGAAGTCTAATAATTTGCATAGAATTCGCGTGGAACGAAAACAGCGCGGAAGCATTCTTTAAATGATCGCAGA
It includes:
- the LOC129749402 gene encoding protein BTG1-like; translation: MRIEVHSAADFLMNLLRVKKANQLSESQLQHFKGSLEQILTRHFQRHWYPDVPTKGSGFRCLRINGKMDPIIEKAGVAVGLNAVILRKMLPMELTIWIDPEEVSYRIGENGTICVLYDQHKSRASPSSDLDSTGSSSCDEFIMERVGRLDLSNSSDSGNSGMVDYVDTNPSNPLVMQSKHNKYNNHHNNHHHAKRQNNSISSSSSGQTSPPLSPPFNGYNNFNNTRYQHNNQHNNYYSPSLHQQQQYFPWDNQFVNNKVRTQC